The DNA sequence GGAAAGAAAGCAAGGGCAATCTCAATACCTTGCACTACCATGCCTAGAGTAACACTTTTTGTTCCGAAACAGAAGCCAAACCATGCACCAATCTCACTATTTCAGCGGTATCATCAAGGTAGTACTTAGCCTTGCTTGGTTTTTTACCAACAGTACATGCAAATACTTCAGCCCTGGGTGTTGCCGAAGAACCAGCCATGGAAGTGGTGATTACTTCGAACATGTCTTCGTCCGACCGATCATCTCCTATACACAAAACAAAATCAGGTGACATTCCCTTCTCATGCATCATGGAAAGCAGCCGCTTCGCCACGAGCCCCTTGCTTACGCCCTGCACGTTTATACACATTAAATAGTCATTTCccaaagtttgatacatatacataaattaattcATTCAGGGAGACAAAATTGAAGTATGAACCATTACTGATACTGAATCTAACACCACCAATTCTATCAGTCTTAACCCGAAATTATTAGCTGATTGAAAACAAATATAACTTGCAAATTATACACACCTGTGGTATAACCTCAACATTGTTCTGTCCACTCTTGACTGTTACCGGTTCATTTGCAAGCACGCTTTCCAGATGATCAAGAAGTTCCTTAGCCTGGCATGATCCGAAATCAGGATCTGCATCCTCATAGCACCAAACAAGTGCAGTTTCCTTATCCTCAATGGTGGATCCATCAGTTGTTTCTGTATAAAGCTTCATTACAGGTTCTGCAATTTGTTTCCAACTACAGTCTATAGCAGGCCCACAGGTTTCCCATTCTGCATCTCTTTTCAATCTAAAACAATAAACCATACAAACCAACATCAGCCGcgagaaaaataacaaatctTTAGAAATGTTATAACTTATAGGTCCAAAAATGTTACCTTAGAAAGTAACCATGCTCAGCAGCAATTACAAGACTCTCACAAGGAGAAAACCATTCTGCAAGCCTCTTTCGGCTTCTAGCACTGACGAGAAACACCATGTTGTCCTTATCCCTACACAAACTGTTAAGCATCTTAATGGAGTTACTTGTTGGGCTCTTATCAATGGATGCCTGAGGTATCAATGTACCATCATAATCAAGAAGTATCGCCCGAGTTGTCGTCCTCTTGTAAGCCGAAACTATGTGCTCCATTGAGAGCTTCCTGAAGTTTGGATCAAGTGCCACAACTCTAAAACTCAATCCAAAGCCAATCCCCCACCACCTTCGCCGTACATGATCACCACAAGTCCTTTCCAAATCTTGCAAGAAGCTGCGCGCCCAGTAACCTACATCATGAGTACTAACATATCTATAATGCTTCTCATGCCGAAGCTGCTTCTCTGAATCAGCCATTTCAAGGGCAGAGTCCATTGCATCTGCCACAGCATCAATGTTCCAAGGGTTCACTCTGATTGCGCCACTCAAAGATGGCGAACAACCAATGAACTCAGACACAACCAGCATGCTTTTCTTTGGAGAGGAAGCTACTCCCAAAACTTTGTCCAACCCATCATTCCCTTGACGACTGATTATGTATTCATATGGTATGAGATTCATTCCATCCCTCACTGCAGTCACCAAACAACACTCAGCAACAACATAGTATGCAACTCTCTCATAAAACCTCAGTGGCTCTTCAATAAGAATAACAGGATCATACCCTGGCTTCCCAAAGGTTTCGTTGATTCGTTTCGCGGTAGCCTTCGTCTCGGCCTGCACTTCCTTCACATCCTTCCCTCTTCCCCTTGCAGGGTTGGCTATCTGAACCAACACAACCTTTCCTTGCCACTCAGGGTGCTGAATCAGGAGCTGCTCCATTGCCAATAGCTTCAAACTTATTCCCTTAAAGATGTCCATGTCATCAACACCAAGTAACATTATCTTGCCTTCATCAGTAAACTGTGTAATAAGCTCAGAAACTTTCTCTTCAGTCTTGGACATGCTTAAAACTGATTGAAGCTGTCCCAAGTGAATCCCAACGGGAAGAATCTTGATACTAACAGTTCTACCATAATACTCAATCCCAATATAACCCCTTTTGGACTCATAGGTTAGACCAAGCATCCTACCACAACATGAGAGAAAATGCCTTGCATAGTCAAAGGTGTGGAATCCAATCAAatctgaattcaaaagtgctcTCAGGAGTTCTTCCCTAATAGGCAATGTCTTGTATATTTCCGATGAAGGAAATGGACTATGTAGGAAAAACCCAAGTTTGACTCTGTTGAATCTCTTCCTCAAGAAAGTTGGCAACACCATGAGATGATAATCATGTATCCAGACATAATCATCCTCAGGGTTAATAACTTCCATAATCCTATCTGCAAAGATTTTATTGACAGATACATAAGCCTGCCACAGTGACCTATTGAACCTGCCTCCAAGGTCTGGTGACAACGGCAGCATGTAATGGAACAGTGGCCATAACTGTTGCTTGCAGAAGCCATGGTAGTACCTGGTGAAGAGATCAGGAGGGAGAAAAGTAGGGACAcacttgaaagtctcaagaagtATCTGAGAAACCTCATCTTGTTCATTTGGATGCACTTCCTCTTTGAGGCAACCAACATAGATAACCTCAGTGTCATCATCACCTAAGCCATCTTTGAGTTGAAGGAGAAGTGAATTGTCATCCCAAGTGAAGAGCCAGTTCCTGTTACCATCTGGCTTTCTCTGAACCCTTATAGGAAGCTGATTAGCCACAATGATGATCCTATCACGGTGGACAGAGGAAGAAGAGGGGTCAGAGCACACACTGTCAGCAGGGTCATCATCAACATCGGATATCAAACCAGCCACAGTCATAATCCGAGGGATTCTCCTGTTCATGGTCCCAAATGATGGAGACTCACCGGATGCCAGCTCCAGTAGATTTGAATAAGATCTTGAcaccattttcttttgtttgttgaCAAATAAAGACAGCAGTTAGAAGAATGGTTTGAACATGTTTCTATACCCACATAGCAACTGGATTActgatgaaagaaaaagaaatgttTGGAACCTGGCAGTGAAGCAAGGGAGGGAGAAAGAGATGGGAAACAGCTAAGAGAGGAAAACAGCAAGGAAACGAAACAATATTCACTTACTTGCTAGTTGCTACCCACCTACCTAGCTTAGCTACTCACTAACACAACACATACTCCTCCTCCACAGTCCACActactctttctctttctcaacTTCTCACAATTCTTTATCCATATTCATACTCTTATTCATCTACTCTAGTATTCTAATTTCcgtattttttaaacaaaatacgGACAATGTACATTTATAAATACAATTCCAAGTTCTCGTTTTCTTTGTGGAATACAATTTCAATATTTATGAAGACGCTCCGcacattttcttttattttctttgtatcTATAtctataattaaatatattcttCAGGTTGCATCCATACGAAATGTTCGATGTTAGAGAGGGGTTTTCTTATTGTTGTCATGAGaagaaataataatagaattaaaatttttaaagaaaaaatctaGTTTTCATGGTGATTGGGCGACACGTGGCAAATCTTTTGGACAACACGCGTTTATCGTTGGACGGAAAGGACAAGAGGTACCAACGAGGCGGCATTATCAGGATTagtattaaataattaatatataaccAATTGTCAATTGTCGCGGAtaagttttttctttttttttttttccctttgtcttttattcattttttaacttTCTCAAATGTAGATAAACATGAGAGTGTTTGCTTGGGTGTGGTGGCTATATACGAGAGATGGTGCTCCCTCAAGGGTTAAGTCCGTCCTAACCGTTAGGCAAGGTGCGACATCATGATCATCTTAGCATTGGACGGTTGGGGAGGAACGTGGTGTATATATGAAAGCTCTGAGAGTGAGGTTAGCATCACATGATCACAGGAAAAGACAATACTCAACGAGTAAAGTGAACCAAGAAAGAGAGAACATGATCATCCTTCGTCGTTCATGCTAGGAGTGTAGATGAAAAAGATTATAGAAATGATCCATTTTGATTCGATTTAAAAATGACTTAAAATAAATCGGATTAAATCACATTCATCTCATATAAaatgaatatatataaattttatatattaaattaacaaaaatttattttaaaaaatttaatttaataatattacattatattatattatatcaaaataaattattttagaataaaaataattttatatcatataaaaatattaattaaaatataaaaatataatataatataatattattattttaattttaaaatatcttttattattgaaaaataacatTTGGATCAGGTCGGATGACCGAAACATATTTCAAATTCGATCACAAAATACACTTTTAGTTCCAAATGAATCTTAAATACTTCTAATTCATCTATCTCTAAGGGTTTGTTTGGAtgttgaaaagaaaataaaaaaaaagagaaaaaaatagaaaaaaaaaatttgagttatttgtgtattatttagataaatagagaatagagagaaagaaaatagagagaaaattttattttgtttgaatgaaaaaaaagtgagaagaaagaaaatcataatactataaaattatattaatacatttatcataaaataaagtataaatatttttatttatttatgttttattatattttataaatgagggacagaagactcttccgagccttggtcgattatgcacaagggaagaagatcaaaactttgactattatcgaaggattcgagacttcgaggtagaagaggctctaaagcagatgaaaaatgatagggcagtaggacctgataatatcccgattgaggtttggaagggtcttggagaaaaaggcatcaactggttaaccaagctttttaatgagattttaaggtcaaagaagatgcctgatgagtggagaaagagcaccttggtacctatctacaagaataagggggatatacaaagttgcgaaaactatagagggattaagcttatgagtcatactatgaagttatgggaaagggtgatagaactgaggttgagaaaagaaacacaagtaacagagaaccaatttggatttatgccaggaagatctaccactgaagcgatatacctattaagaaggatgatggagaggtatcgtagtaataaaagaatctacatatggtgtttattgatttgtaaaaagcgtatgatagggtatcaaaggaggtcttatggaaggttttagaaaagaggagagtaagaATCACATATATTtgggcaattaaagacatgtatgatggggccacaactagtgtgaagactcacagggattccctattggtataggattacaccagggatcatctTTAAGTTCATActttttcacattagtcttggaagtactcacagagcacatccaagagcatgtgccatggtgcatgctttttgccgatgatatcgtccttatggaagagtcaagggaagacctaaataagaagttggagttatggagagaaaCTTTAGAAGTGAATGGTATACGCATAAACCGtaacaagacggaatatatAGAATAtaagttcagtctgagaagggaaaaccccaatatagaggtgaaggttggagaaaacatcctaggaaaagttaaaaattttaagtatattgggtgcatcatacaggatcatggagagattgaacaggatgtaaatcataggatccaaggaggttggtcaaaatggcgaagtgcatctggttttatatgcgacaaaa is a window from the Arachis stenosperma cultivar V10309 chromosome 3, arast.V10309.gnm1.PFL2, whole genome shotgun sequence genome containing:
- the LOC130968735 gene encoding alpha,alpha-trehalose-phosphate synthase [UDP-forming] 6, which produces MVSRSYSNLLELASGESPSFGTMNRRIPRIMTVAGLISDVDDDPADSVCSDPSSSSVHRDRIIIVANQLPIRVQRKPDGNRNWLFTWDDNSLLLQLKDGLGDDDTEVIYVGCLKEEVHPNEQDEVSQILLETFKCVPTFLPPDLFTRYYHGFCKQQLWPLFHYMLPLSPDLGGRFNRSLWQAYVSVNKIFADRIMEVINPEDDYVWIHDYHLMVLPTFLRKRFNRVKLGFFLHSPFPSSEIYKTLPIREELLRALLNSDLIGFHTFDYARHFLSCCGRMLGLTYESKRGYIGIEYYGRTVSIKILPVGIHLGQLQSVLSMSKTEEKVSELITQFTDEGKIMLLGVDDMDIFKGISLKLLAMEQLLIQHPEWQGKVVLVQIANPARGRGKDVKEVQAETKATAKRINETFGKPGYDPVILIEEPLRFYERVAYYVVAECCLVTAVRDGMNLIPYEYIISRQGNDGLDKVLGVASSPKKSMLVVSEFIGCSPSLSGAIRVNPWNIDAVADAMDSALEMADSEKQLRHEKHYRYVSTHDVGYWARSFLQDLERTCGDHVRRRWWGIGFGLSFRVVALDPNFRKLSMEHIVSAYKRTTTRAILLDYDGTLIPQASIDKSPTSNSIKMLNSLCRDKDNMVFLVSARSRKRLAEWFSPCESLVIAAEHGYFLRLKRDAEWETCGPAIDCSWKQIAEPVMKLYTETTDGSTIEDKETALVWCYEDADPDFGSCQAKELLDHLESVLANEPVTVKSGQNNVEVIPQGVSKGLVAKRLLSMMHEKGMSPDFVLCIGDDRSDEDMFEVITTSMAGSSATPRAEVFACTVGKKPSKAKYYLDDTAEIVRLVHGLASVSEQKVLL